From a single Bufo bufo chromosome 9, aBufBuf1.1, whole genome shotgun sequence genomic region:
- the HRH1 gene encoding histamine H1 receptor, translating to MLNNNLSLPKNVTNIHSATLGLVLGSISFLTVIMNILVLYAVKTERKLHTVGNLYIVSLSIADLIVGVAVMPLNILYLLNHEWILGRPTCLFWLSMDYVASTASIFSLFILCIDRYRSIQQPLQYLKYRTKTRASVMISGAWLLSLTWIIPILGWHEFSNGGIRSVPAHVCETEFHKVTWFKVLTAILNFYIPSLLMLWFYAKIYKAVREHYQHRGLINGSFQLFYDSKLVRNVKVLKKPRNYVKKQCSNGTLMVPETSLHRDYTTPSGIFPKQKSQHEQFHIEDFEGQQTFSPCDNNVVKLHCFPLTIIQANPEECRNYVTVSRRLIKEHFHENLEVTDISEEHTFVEAGSCVLDSNQMEENHTETIESTETQHSGNLGYLKHTWQRFRTQSKQNFHGLHMNRERKAAKQLGFIMAAFMLCWIPYFVLFMVIAFCQDCFNHNIHMFTIWLGYVNSTLNPLIYPLCNENFKKTFKKIFHVNACKKEKCTSCKCK from the coding sequence ATGTTGAATAACAACTTGAGCCTACCAAAGAATGTGACCAATATTCACTCTGCAACCTTGGGCCTGGTATTAGGGAGCATATCATTTCTTACAGTTATCATGAACATTTTAGTACTGTATGCTGTGAAAACCGAGCGCAAACTTCACACTGTCGGAAACTTGTACATTGTTAGCCTGTCTATTGCTGACCTAATTGTGGGTGTCGCAGTCATGCCACTAAACATTTTATATCTCCTAAACCATGAATGGATCCTTGGAAGACCAACATGTCTCTTTTGGTTATCTATGGACTATGTTGCTAGCACAGCCTCTATCTTCAGTCTTTTTATTCTTTGTATTGATCGCTATCGCTCCATCCAGCAGCCCCTGCAGTATTTGAAGTATCGTACAAAGACCAGAGCTTCTGTCATGATCTCCGGAGCTTGGCTTTTGTCATTGACTTGGATAATTCCTATACTGGGTTGGCACGAATTTTCAAATGGTGGAATTAGATCAGTGCCGGCACACGTGTGTGAAACTGAGTTTCACAAAGTGACTTGGTTCAAAGTTCTTACGGCCATATTGAATTTCTATATACCATCTTTGCTAATGTTGTGGTTCTATGCTAAGATATACAAAGCTGTGAGAGAACATTATCAACATCGGGGACTTATTAATGGTTCTTTCCAACTGTTTTATGACAGTAAGTTGGTACGGAATGTCAAAGTGCTAAAAAAGCCAAGGAACTATGTAAAAAAACAGTGCAGTAATGGAACTCTTATGGTACCAGAGACAAGCCTTCACAGGGATTATACTACACCTTCCGGTATTTTTCCCAAACAAAAAAGCCAACATGAACAATTCCATATAGAGGACTTTGAGGGTCAGCAGACATTTAGCCCGTGTGACAATAATGTTGTCAAATTGCACTGTTTCCCTTTAACCATAATACAGGCAAACCCAGAAGAATGCAGAAACTATGTTACCGTAAGCAGGAGATTGATTAAGGAACACTTCCATGAAAACCTGGAGGTAACAGACATATCAGAAGAGCACACCTTTGTTGAGGCTGGTTCTTGTGTCTTGGATTCAAATCAGATGGAAGAGAACCACACAGAAACCATTGAGAGTACCGAAACCCAGCACTCTGGCAATTTAGGCTACCTGAAGCACACATGGCAGAGGTTCCGCACACAGTCCAAGCAGAACTTCCATGGACTTCACATGAACAGGGAAAGGAAAGCTGCCAAACAGTTGGGTTTCATCATGGCAGCATTTATGTTGTGTTGGATCCCATATTTTGTTCTTTTCATGGTCATAGCATTTTGCCAAGACTGCTTCAATCACAATATTCACATGTTTACTATTTGGCTTGGCTATGTCAACTCAACACTAAACCCTCTGATCTACCCACTGTGCAATGAGAATTTCAAGAAGACATTTAAGAAGATATTTCATGTTAATGCATGTAAAAAGGAGAAGTGCACATCTTGTAAGTGTAAATGA